The following proteins come from a genomic window of Halomicroarcula saliterrae:
- the pyrE gene encoding orotate phosphoribosyltransferase produces MAKQELIAALRDADAVKYGEFELSHGGTSNYYVDKYVFETNPRCLELIAEAFAERLGDAKLGGVALGGVPLVAVTSVETGRPYVIARKQQKEYGTANLVEGALEDGEEVVIIEDIATTGQSAVDAAEALRDAGAVVERVLVVVDREEGATENLADHDLELESLVTASDLLADAPDDIDA; encoded by the coding sequence ATGGCCAAGCAGGAACTCATCGCGGCGCTCCGGGACGCGGACGCGGTCAAGTACGGGGAGTTCGAGCTCTCCCACGGTGGGACTTCGAACTACTACGTCGACAAGTACGTCTTCGAGACGAACCCGCGGTGTCTCGAACTCATCGCCGAGGCCTTCGCCGAGCGCCTCGGTGACGCGAAGCTCGGCGGCGTCGCGCTGGGCGGGGTCCCGCTGGTCGCCGTCACCAGCGTCGAGACGGGCCGCCCCTACGTCATCGCCCGCAAGCAACAGAAGGAGTACGGCACGGCGAACCTCGTCGAGGGCGCTCTCGAAGACGGCGAGGAGGTCGTCATCATCGAAGACATCGCGACGACGGGCCAGAGCGCCGTCGACGCGGCCGAGGCGCTTCGGGACGCTGGCGCGGTCGTCGAACGTGTCCTCGTGGTCGTCGACCGCGAGGAAGGCGCCACCGAGAACCTCGCCGACCACGACCTCGAACTGGAATCGCTGGTGACCGCCTCGGACCTGCTCGCCGACGCGCCGGACGATATCGACGCGTAA
- a CDS encoding MBL fold metallo-hydrolase — MATRLTEGLWHIDCQTRDKPNVYVVEGDGGRTLVDAGWAGDESGVRDGLADAGVDPETIDRVLLTHYDADHVGTLARLTPDLDAPVFIHHEDRDYVAGESLPPWTARFGLEALHRLYYRQLTLPDLPVRPVRDGDDIGGFEARHTPGHTPGHTVYVHDGVDAAFLGDLVNARGERLRPTGRATNYDSERLEASIRELLDDVPEFEHACPGHGPPLTDGFRRLSRAVDG, encoded by the coding sequence ATGGCGACACGACTCACTGAGGGGCTCTGGCATATCGACTGCCAGACCCGCGACAAGCCGAACGTCTACGTCGTCGAGGGGGATGGCGGCCGGACGCTCGTGGATGCCGGGTGGGCGGGGGACGAATCGGGGGTCCGAGACGGGCTCGCCGATGCTGGGGTCGACCCGGAGACTATCGACCGCGTACTGCTGACACACTACGACGCCGACCACGTCGGCACGCTAGCGCGGCTGACGCCCGACCTGGACGCGCCGGTGTTCATCCACCACGAGGACCGCGACTACGTCGCCGGTGAGAGCCTGCCACCGTGGACCGCGCGGTTCGGTCTAGAGGCGCTACACCGGCTGTACTACCGACAGCTCACGCTCCCCGACCTCCCGGTTCGCCCGGTCCGCGACGGCGACGATATCGGCGGGTTCGAGGCCCGCCACACGCCGGGACACACGCCCGGCCACACGGTGTACGTGCACGACGGCGTCGATGCGGCGTTCCTGGGTGACCTCGTCAACGCCAGGGGCGAGCGGCTCCGACCGACCGGGCGGGCGACCAACTACGACAGCGAGCGGCTCGAAGCGAGTATCCGGGAACTGCTCGATGACGTGCCGGAGTTCGAACACGCGTGCCCGGGTCACGGGCCGCCGCTGACCGACGGGTTCAGGCGACTGTCACGAGCGGTCGACGGCTGA
- the glmM gene encoding phosphoglucosamine mutase — protein MHVFGSSGVRGVAGEELTPQDAMQVAQAAGSVWTTDTERVAVARDTRTTGRTYENAVTSGFTGVGFDVDRLGIVPTPGLQAYCESEGVPGLMVTASHNPPAYNGIKLIGPEGVELTRETLDDVERALAEEPTHATWDRMGTDRRVESARRAYETGILASVDRDRIAGADLTVVVDPGHGAGALVSPGLFRELGCTVHTVNAQPDGHFPGRNPEPVAATLGDLRSYVAATDADLGIAHDGDGDRAMFVDERGEHIDGSAMFAALAAAELEDGDGVVSAVNASQRLVDVVEEAGATLSLTPIGSTYIVSRIRERQAAGTHVPIAGEGNGGVLFPNYRIARDGAYTAARFCELLADRSARELVAPYDDYYNVRRNLHVDDESARESMLAGIEAHATDADAELDTTDGWRLDYGDGWVLARPSGTEPVVRVYAEARAPERAEELAGQMVGAAERGG, from the coding sequence ATGCACGTGTTCGGGTCGAGCGGCGTCCGAGGCGTCGCCGGCGAAGAGCTGACGCCACAGGACGCCATGCAGGTCGCACAGGCCGCGGGGAGCGTGTGGACCACGGACACCGAGCGGGTCGCCGTCGCTCGGGACACCCGGACCACCGGGCGGACCTACGAGAACGCCGTGACGAGCGGGTTCACCGGTGTCGGGTTCGACGTCGACAGGCTGGGTATCGTCCCGACGCCGGGGCTACAGGCGTACTGCGAGTCCGAGGGCGTGCCGGGGCTGATGGTGACGGCGAGTCACAACCCGCCGGCGTACAACGGTATCAAGCTCATCGGCCCCGAGGGCGTCGAACTGACGCGCGAGACGCTGGACGACGTCGAACGGGCGCTGGCGGAGGAGCCGACCCACGCCACGTGGGACCGGATGGGGACCGACCGGCGCGTCGAGAGCGCGCGGCGGGCCTACGAGACCGGCATACTGGCGTCGGTCGACCGTGACCGCATCGCCGGCGCCGACCTGACCGTCGTCGTCGACCCGGGCCACGGCGCGGGGGCGCTCGTCAGCCCCGGCCTGTTCCGGGAGCTGGGCTGTACGGTCCACACCGTCAACGCCCAGCCGGACGGCCACTTCCCGGGCAGGAATCCCGAACCCGTCGCGGCCACGCTGGGGGACCTGCGAAGCTACGTCGCCGCGACCGACGCCGACCTGGGCATCGCGCACGACGGCGACGGCGACCGAGCGATGTTCGTCGACGAACGGGGCGAGCATATCGACGGGAGCGCGATGTTCGCGGCGCTGGCCGCCGCAGAGCTCGAAGACGGCGACGGGGTCGTCAGCGCGGTCAACGCCTCACAGCGCCTCGTCGACGTCGTCGAGGAGGCCGGTGCGACCCTCTCGCTGACCCCCATCGGCTCGACGTACATCGTCAGCCGCATCCGGGAGCGACAGGCGGCGGGGACCCACGTCCCCATCGCCGGCGAGGGCAACGGCGGCGTCCTCTTCCCGAACTACCGCATCGCCCGCGACGGCGCCTACACCGCCGCTCGCTTCTGTGAACTGCTCGCGGACCGGTCGGCCCGCGAGCTGGTGGCGCCCTACGACGACTACTACAACGTCCGGCGGAACCTCCACGTCGACGACGAGAGCGCCCGCGAGTCGATGCTCGCCGGTATCGAGGCCCACGCCACAGACGCCGACGCCGAGCTCGACACGACCGACGGCTGGCGGCTGGACTACGGCGACGGCTGGGTGCTGGCCCGGCCCTCGGGGACGGAGCCGGTCGTCCGCGTCTACGCCGAAGCGCGGGCCCCGGAGCGGGCCGAGGAACTGGCCGGCCAGATGGTCGGCGCGGCCGAGCGGGGCGGATAA
- a CDS encoding glutathione S-transferase N-terminal domain-containing protein, with translation MANLELYELEGCPYCAKVTTKLDELGLDYDSHMVPRSHSERTEVEEVSGQTGVPVLVDPDHGVEGMPESDDIVEYLEETYGNAA, from the coding sequence ATGGCGAATCTCGAACTCTACGAACTGGAGGGGTGTCCGTACTGCGCGAAGGTGACCACGAAGCTCGACGAACTGGGGCTGGACTACGACTCACACATGGTTCCGCGCTCCCACAGCGAGCGCACCGAGGTCGAGGAGGTATCCGGCCAGACGGGCGTCCCGGTGCTCGTGGACCCCGACCACGGCGTCGAGGGGATGCCCGAATCAGACGACATCGTAGAGTACCTCGAAGAGACGTACGGCAACGCGGCGTAA
- a CDS encoding transcriptional regulator, translating to MSRSALVGNVTAMLEDAGFLVSDRCAIRPKSFDIAARRGEDVLLVKILGNIDAFDARTGAEMRRLGTYLNATPIVVGLRTRDEELKPGVVYFRNGVPVLSPDTALDLFVEEVPPLIYAAPGGLYVNIDSEVLADIREEKEWSLGKLAKELGVSRRTVSKYEDGMDASVEVAAELEDLFDAPLTSPVSVLDGAEEIRDEEPTPEDPDVAPEDEPIATVFTRIGFEVHPTNRAPFKTVNENARRREQVLTGHSTFTEAAEKRARIMSSVGAVTRTRSVYVVDELTRESVDGTALIEEAEMEDIEDADDLRDLIMERGEEPEEVA from the coding sequence ATGTCACGGTCGGCACTGGTAGGCAACGTCACCGCTATGCTCGAGGACGCCGGGTTCCTCGTGAGCGACCGGTGTGCGATTCGACCCAAGAGCTTCGACATCGCGGCCCGCCGCGGCGAGGACGTGTTGCTCGTGAAGATTCTGGGCAACATCGACGCCTTCGACGCCCGAACTGGAGCGGAGATGCGCCGGCTGGGGACCTATCTGAACGCGACCCCGATCGTCGTCGGTCTCCGGACGCGCGACGAGGAGCTGAAACCGGGCGTGGTCTACTTCCGCAACGGCGTCCCGGTGCTCTCGCCCGACACCGCACTGGACCTGTTCGTCGAGGAGGTCCCGCCGCTCATCTACGCCGCACCGGGCGGGCTCTACGTCAACATCGACTCCGAGGTGCTGGCAGACATCCGCGAAGAGAAGGAGTGGTCGCTGGGGAAACTCGCCAAGGAACTGGGGGTGTCCAGACGGACGGTCTCGAAGTACGAGGACGGGATGGACGCCTCCGTCGAGGTCGCCGCCGAGCTGGAGGACCTCTTCGATGCCCCCCTCACGTCACCGGTCAGCGTCCTCGACGGCGCCGAAGAGATCCGGGACGAGGAGCCGACGCCGGAAGACCCCGACGTGGCGCCCGAGGACGAACCCATCGCCACCGTCTTCACCCGCATCGGCTTCGAGGTCCACCCGACCAACCGCGCGCCGTTCAAGACCGTCAACGAGAACGCCCGCCGGCGCGAGCAGGTGCTGACCGGCCACTCGACGTTCACCGAGGCCGCCGAGAAGCGCGCCCGCATCATGTCGTCGGTGGGTGCGGTCACCCGGACCCGCTCGGTGTACGTCGTCGACGAGCTGACCCGTGAGTCCGTCGACGGGACGGCGCTCATCGAGGAGGCGGAGATGGAAGATATCGAGGACGCCGACGACCTCCGGGACCTCATCATGGAGCGCGGCGAGGAGCCCGAAGAAGTGGCCTGA